In Streptomyces pluripotens, the genomic window GCCGCCGCCGACCCCCCGGCCGACGTAGACGGACATCTGGTCGTAGTGGACGCGGTCCAGGACACCGGGGTAGGGATTGATGGCCTTGTTGACCACGTCCAGCCAGAGGAAGGTGGCGAGCGGGGCCTCCGTGCGGTTACGGAACCACATGGACCGCTGGTCGGGGGCGGTGGTGGAACAGAACACCTTGCCGTCGGCACCGGCGGTGTCCCACAGCTGCCCCATCTCGAGGACGAGGGTGCGGATGCCCGCCTGGCCGAGGCGGAGGGCGGCTACGGCGCCGCCGTAGCCGGAGCCGACCACGACGGCGGGGGCGGACTCGACGGCGTCGGGTTCGGCCGCGCGGGCCGACTGGAGGCCGATGCGGGTGAACCCGAGGGTGGCCGCGGTCTGGAGCGCTGCCACCCCCACGAAGTGACGCCTAGTCAGATGACGCTGCATCAGTTTTCCTGTCATGTGCGCAGCATGTGCGGATTATCCGGTTCCGCCAAGGGGCTTCACCGAGCCGGGGCACGCGTCCGAGAGGCCGCCCGCCGCCGCCCGCGGTCGCGGGCGGCCCGCGACCGGCGCGCAGTTCCCACGCCCCTCGGCGAGGCAGGCCCTACAGCAGGGCTTCGAGCTTCTCGGCCAGCAGGTCCCAGCGCCACTTCTCCTCGACCCACTGCCGGCCCCGCTCGCCCATCCGGCTGCGCAGCTCGGCGTCACCGAGGAGGGTCACGATCCGCTCGGCGGCCTCGGCCGGCTCGCCGCCGCGGACGACCCAGCCCGTCTGCCCGTCCAGTACCGCGTCCGGCGCACCGCCGGAGTCGCCGGCGACGACCGGCAGGCCGGTCGCGGACGCCTCCAGGTAGACGATGCCGAGGCCCTCGACGTCCAGGCCGCCGCGTCGGGTGCGGCACGGCATGGCGAAGACGTCCCCGGCACCGTAGTGCGCGGGCAACTCGGACCAGGGCACGGCACCGGTGAAGCGGACCGAGTCCGCGACGCCCGTCTCCCGGGCGAGCCGGTGCAGGTCCCGCTCGTAGGGACCGCCACCGACGACGAGCAGCACGGTGTCCGGCTCGGCAGCGAGAATGCGGGGCATGGCCCGGATCAGGGTGTCCTGGCCCTTGCGCGGCACCAGCCGGGAGACACAGACCACGACCGGCCGGTCACTCAGGCCGAGACGCGCACGCACCTCATCCCCGCCGGAGCCCGGGTGGAAGGTCTTCTCGTCGACCCCGGGCGGCAGCTGCTCCATCCGCCCGGCCGCCTCCGGCGTGAGCGCGGCGGCTATCCGGGAACGGGTGTACTCGCCCAGATACGTGATCGTGTCGGTGGACTCCCCGATACGGCGCAGCAACTGCCGGGCAGCGGGCAACTGCGCCCAGCCGGCTTCGTGCCCGTGGGTGGTGGCCACCAGCCGCCCGGCGCCGGCCCTCCGGAGCGCGGGAGCCATGAGGCCGAGCGGCGCCGCCGCCCCGAACCACACCGAGGTGCACCCGTGTTCCCGCAGCAGCCCCACCGCGCGCCGGGTCACCCGGGGGGTGGGCAGCAGCATGGTCGTGCGGTCACGCACGACGGTGAAGGGTTGCTCCGCGTCGAAGGCGGCCGTGGCCTCGACACCTTCCCGATGGTGCTTCCAGGTGGAGGCGTACACGACCA contains:
- a CDS encoding glycosyltransferase family 4 protein; the encoded protein is MHKTLIVTNDFPPRPGGIQAFLHNMALRLDPARLVVYASTWKHHREGVEATAAFDAEQPFTVVRDRTTMLLPTPRVTRRAVGLLREHGCTSVWFGAAAPLGLMAPALRRAGAGRLVATTHGHEAGWAQLPAARQLLRRIGESTDTITYLGEYTRSRIAAALTPEAAGRMEQLPPGVDEKTFHPGSGGDEVRARLGLSDRPVVVCVSRLVPRKGQDTLIRAMPRILAAEPDTVLLVVGGGPYERDLHRLARETGVADSVRFTGAVPWSELPAHYGAGDVFAMPCRTRRGGLDVEGLGIVYLEASATGLPVVAGDSGGAPDAVLDGQTGWVVRGGEPAEAAERIVTLLGDAELRSRMGERGRQWVEEKWRWDLLAEKLEALL